In Thermoanaerobaculum aquaticum, a genomic segment contains:
- the amrS gene encoding AmmeMemoRadiSam system radical SAM enzyme, with protein MRYALDALTQVRRELARPLASGKLECVACAHRCKLAEGARGVCLVRFREGDGLRVPWGYTGGVAVDPIEKKPFFHLLPGARALSFGMLGCDMKCSYCQNWFTSQALRDDEATTEAIPTSPEALVAAAQRYRCPIITSTYNEPLITAEWAHDVFALAKEHGIAGTFVSNGHATPEALDYLADVLVGYKVDLKSFNAENYRKLGGKLEAVKETIQLLWEKGIWCEVVTLVVPTFNDSDQELAAIAEFLASVSPDIPWHVTAFHPDYKMTDPPATPVATLLRACEIGRRAGLHFVYAGNLPGRVGEWENTRCPACNTTLVARWGFEVLENRITPEGTCPSCHTPIPGRWQLVPVPA; from the coding sequence ATGCGCTACGCCCTGGATGCCCTCACCCAGGTGCGCCGGGAGCTGGCCAGGCCGCTGGCATCCGGCAAGCTGGAGTGCGTGGCCTGTGCCCACCGCTGCAAGCTGGCCGAGGGCGCCCGGGGGGTGTGCTTGGTGCGCTTCCGGGAGGGCGATGGCCTGCGGGTTCCCTGGGGCTACACCGGTGGCGTGGCCGTGGACCCCATTGAAAAAAAGCCGTTCTTTCACCTGCTCCCCGGCGCTCGCGCCCTGTCCTTCGGCATGCTGGGCTGCGACATGAAGTGCTCCTACTGCCAAAACTGGTTCACCTCCCAGGCCCTGCGGGACGACGAGGCCACCACCGAAGCCATCCCCACCAGCCCCGAAGCGCTGGTGGCTGCCGCCCAACGCTACCGCTGCCCGATCATCACCTCCACCTACAACGAGCCCCTCATTACCGCCGAGTGGGCCCACGACGTTTTTGCTTTGGCCAAAGAGCACGGCATCGCCGGTACCTTCGTTTCCAACGGGCACGCCACCCCCGAAGCCCTGGACTACCTGGCCGATGTTCTGGTGGGCTACAAGGTGGACCTTAAAAGCTTCAACGCCGAAAACTACCGAAAGCTCGGGGGCAAGCTGGAGGCGGTGAAGGAAACCATCCAGCTTTTGTGGGAAAAGGGCATCTGGTGCGAGGTGGTGACGCTGGTGGTGCCTACCTTTAACGATTCGGACCAGGAGCTTGCCGCCATTGCCGAGTTTTTGGCTTCGGTTTCTCCGGACATCCCCTGGCACGTGACGGCCTTCCACCCCGACTACAAGATGACCGATCCCCCGGCAACCCCGGTGGCAACGCTCCTGCGCGCCTGCGAGATTGGCCGCCGGGCGGGGCTTCACTTCGTGTACGCCGGCAACCTCCCCGGCCGGGTGGGGGAATGGGAAAACACCCGCTGCCCCGCCTGCAACACCACGCTGGTGGCCCGCTGGGGGTTTGAGGTCCTGGAGAACCGCATCACCCCCGAAGGCACCTGCCCCTCCTGCCACACCCCCATCCCCGGCCGCTGGCAGCTGGTGCCGGTCCCCGCGTAA
- the aroA gene encoding 3-phosphoshikimate 1-carboxyvinyltransferase, with product MEAHAVLELPFAREGLFGSVTVPPSKSLAQRYLLAACLAGPPSQVDGYPDAEDPQLLLSALQEVGFQLHGEGQRVAVQGFAPIREAKLFLGNNGTGLRILVAILASLPGRYVVDGVPRLRERPLGKLLAALRSLGAQIEGERLPLVIEGGELSGQTVTLEARESSQFVSALLFLGSKLASGLRVELAGDVPSWPYVAMTAAVLRQFGAEVQFQPDSVWVKGPLQPRKVAVEGDWSAAAFPMVGVAVAGGDVVVRGVRPESVQGDAVLVDILQRAGCDVRMEAEGVRVRGRATKSLRARLAEIPDLFPPLAVLVALRGGELTGLGHLAYKESNRLQVMAERLRQLGLAVEADAASFRAFPGQKPQAPPFALSPEADHRVAMALAVAGLVTPGLRLADPQCVAKSWPDFFKAWTALVR from the coding sequence ATGGAAGCCCACGCAGTGCTGGAGCTCCCTTTTGCCAGGGAAGGGCTTTTTGGCTCGGTGACGGTTCCGCCTTCCAAGAGCCTGGCCCAGCGTTACCTCCTGGCCGCTTGCCTGGCCGGGCCCCCCTCGCAGGTGGACGGCTACCCCGATGCCGAAGACCCCCAGCTCTTGCTTTCGGCTTTGCAGGAGGTGGGGTTTCAGCTCCACGGGGAGGGGCAAAGGGTGGCGGTGCAGGGCTTTGCACCGATCCGGGAGGCCAAGCTTTTCCTGGGCAATAACGGCACGGGCCTGCGGATTTTGGTGGCAATTCTGGCCTCCCTGCCCGGGCGCTACGTTGTGGATGGCGTTCCCCGACTGCGGGAAAGGCCCTTGGGCAAGCTACTTGCGGCGTTGCGGAGCCTGGGGGCGCAAATTGAGGGCGAGCGCTTACCCCTGGTGATCGAGGGTGGCGAGCTGTCAGGCCAGACGGTGACGTTGGAGGCCCGGGAGTCCTCCCAGTTCGTTTCGGCACTGCTGTTTTTGGGTAGCAAGCTCGCTTCCGGGCTGCGGGTGGAGCTTGCGGGCGACGTGCCTTCCTGGCCCTACGTGGCCATGACCGCGGCGGTGCTTCGGCAGTTTGGCGCCGAGGTGCAGTTCCAGCCGGACTCCGTGTGGGTCAAGGGTCCCCTCCAACCCCGAAAGGTGGCGGTGGAGGGGGACTGGTCGGCGGCGGCTTTTCCCATGGTGGGTGTGGCGGTGGCCGGCGGCGATGTGGTGGTGCGCGGTGTCCGGCCAGAAAGCGTGCAGGGGGACGCGGTGCTGGTGGACATCCTGCAACGGGCCGGCTGCGACGTGCGTATGGAAGCCGAAGGGGTGCGGGTGCGCGGCAGGGCCACCAAAAGCCTGCGGGCCCGTCTGGCAGAGATCCCCGACCTCTTCCCGCCCTTGGCGGTGCTGGTGGCCCTGCGGGGTGGGGAGCTCACCGGCCTGGGCCATTTGGCCTACAAGGAGTCCAACCGCCTGCAGGTGATGGCCGAGCGCTTGCGGCAGCTGGGCCTGGCTGTGGAAGCCGATGCCGCAAGCTTCCGGGCTTTTCCCGGGCAAAAGCCGCAGGCACCGCCTTTTGCCCTTTCCCCGGAAGCCGACCACCGCGTTGCCATGGCTTTGGCGGTGGCGGGCCTGGTAACCCCGGGCTTGCGCCTCGCTGACCCGCAGTGCGTGGCCAAATCGTGGCCCGACTTTTTTAAGGCCTGGACGGCCTTAGTGCGCTGA
- a CDS encoding sigma-54 interaction domain-containing protein, whose product MVRKALHPLALWDAPFLPAPTENALPLSAGTKLPFPLRKKLAAQLAAGVAFVLEQGFYPDKALLRSSRFVRSKGGVWWQLSAFPRWTLDDPRLSRALALGRRGERLPWLLLFPFLAQLLPELRGFWGEQAESEDPWAFPKVFLQELVGKDRAGKSLDHPLGWGRFLWARRFVLPEEGGLFFLDDPYLAERLSRFAGVTAGSFTEEDLAPRQAQALMADHGGVVITTTALPGVAALPLAEKEPWWCLLPVGEEERAAGFLAGASSGDSITVGLSLTHAVASAWGLGEDRRGEGRRWLSYPAEKLASVLERSGLGLSAEEAAVVAGGREALEELRRLQLVVHRFGRWFASQSQGVNPGELERWRQHFPEGPLRWALEAARGGSAAQLVAWCEEVLNQAKGELILGLAPLAAVVPELRVPLVEAALTSGWLSYAEPWLDSCPAPYGPLFQVWWALACGDKNTLFKAQRAFSSLTEGKLPPRLSARALLLAAWLAEQQGDHQRARELGRTVLALPDLQSELLAEAAYLVGEGSLERLAHSPRLGALGRQRLYHLLGIQAMHRGDTPAAERNFRQALQGASGRNPLRFGELLADAGAVAMLLDKPVQAEKFYAAAEFWLSLAGSRRASRLVSFNRAVLANDRLQWEKAQKLLAAAFDESHATPVDRAFFLVEWARSFLAQGHFEKASEIAAQLEALVAGLPENHNVQQGLAVIKAHLALALGDLSEAWEASQRAEVSERRLLLALWESRQGLLPADELPNRWGLALAARLLALAKSSLSQAQAEAKKALAAERPENALGLARALLLSPAWGVELPALLKELLPRLKAQLRAFGLERWVFLLEKQWGRDWPEILQLVARLGERGAESWKAPEWQTLVPMLGLSGLKVIGQGQELLRIGSTRDGKSEHFGPFEVKLSGAVDDEVLAVLRLTLQRAPLPALPPSSADPLGLTGASPQIVSLREDIARYAPLPITVLILGEPGTGKERVARALHRLSGRSGEFVPVNCAGLPESLLEAELFGVVRGAFTGADRDRPGLVEQAEGGTLFLDEIGELPASMQAKLLRVLQEREVRRVGGTRARKVDVRFVAATNRDLKQAVALGQFRRDLFDRLATVTLKVPPLRERPQDIPALVGELVAHYASQFGLGPVTLAPDFMARLQAYPWPGNVRELEAVVVQALLRCPRGAALAAEHLPRELWAAPAGRDEQAIPPLEEAERAFYREYFQHLLRHTGGNRTRAAKIAGLSRQALLYRLRQVGLAESRGED is encoded by the coding sequence GTGGTAAGGAAAGCGCTGCACCCGCTGGCCCTTTGGGACGCCCCGTTTCTTCCGGCACCCACCGAAAATGCCCTGCCCTTAAGCGCGGGGACCAAGCTCCCCTTCCCTTTGCGGAAAAAGCTTGCCGCTCAGCTGGCGGCCGGGGTGGCCTTTGTTTTGGAGCAGGGCTTTTATCCCGACAAAGCCCTGCTCCGCAGCTCGCGCTTTGTCCGCAGCAAGGGCGGGGTCTGGTGGCAGCTTTCGGCTTTTCCCCGCTGGACGCTGGATGATCCCCGCCTGTCCCGGGCCCTGGCGTTGGGGAGAAGGGGCGAGCGCCTGCCGTGGCTTTTGCTTTTCCCTTTCCTTGCCCAGCTTTTGCCGGAGCTTCGCGGTTTTTGGGGCGAGCAAGCCGAAAGCGAAGACCCCTGGGCCTTTCCCAAGGTGTTTCTGCAGGAGCTGGTGGGCAAGGACAGGGCCGGCAAGAGCCTGGATCACCCTCTGGGGTGGGGGCGCTTCCTCTGGGCCCGCCGCTTCGTCCTCCCCGAGGAAGGGGGGCTGTTTTTTCTCGATGATCCCTACCTTGCGGAGAGGCTTTCCCGCTTTGCCGGGGTAACGGCCGGCAGCTTTACCGAGGAGGACCTGGCACCACGGCAAGCCCAAGCGCTAATGGCCGACCACGGGGGCGTGGTGATCACCACCACCGCGCTGCCTGGGGTGGCGGCGTTGCCCTTGGCGGAAAAAGAGCCCTGGTGGTGTTTGCTACCGGTGGGGGAAGAGGAGCGGGCGGCTGGCTTTCTGGCCGGAGCCAGCAGCGGGGACAGCATCACCGTGGGCCTTTCCCTCACCCACGCGGTAGCTTCCGCTTGGGGCTTGGGGGAGGATCGCCGTGGGGAGGGGCGCCGCTGGCTTTCCTACCCGGCGGAGAAGCTAGCCTCGGTTTTGGAGCGCTCCGGGCTGGGTTTGAGCGCGGAGGAAGCGGCGGTGGTGGCCGGTGGACGTGAGGCCCTGGAGGAGCTGCGGCGGCTGCAGTTGGTGGTGCATCGCTTTGGCCGGTGGTTTGCAAGCCAAAGCCAGGGCGTCAACCCCGGGGAGCTGGAGCGGTGGCGCCAGCACTTTCCGGAAGGGCCGTTGCGGTGGGCTTTGGAGGCTGCGCGCGGGGGTTCGGCGGCTCAGCTCGTTGCCTGGTGCGAAGAGGTGTTGAACCAGGCAAAAGGCGAGCTCATCCTTGGGCTTGCGCCGCTAGCTGCGGTGGTCCCGGAGCTGCGGGTCCCACTGGTGGAAGCGGCGCTTACCAGCGGCTGGCTTTCCTACGCGGAGCCCTGGCTTGATTCCTGCCCTGCCCCTTACGGGCCGCTTTTCCAGGTGTGGTGGGCGCTGGCGTGCGGAGACAAGAACACGCTTTTCAAAGCACAAAGGGCCTTTTCTTCCCTGACGGAAGGGAAGTTGCCACCGAGACTTTCGGCGCGGGCGCTGCTCCTTGCGGCCTGGCTGGCCGAACAGCAGGGGGACCACCAGCGGGCCCGGGAGCTGGGGCGAACCGTGCTTGCCCTTCCGGACCTCCAGTCCGAGCTTCTGGCGGAAGCCGCCTACCTTGTGGGGGAAGGTTCCCTGGAGAGGCTCGCGCATAGTCCCAGGCTGGGCGCGCTGGGTCGCCAACGCTTGTACCACCTGCTGGGGATCCAGGCCATGCACCGGGGGGACACCCCGGCCGCCGAAAGGAACTTCCGGCAGGCGTTGCAAGGGGCTTCCGGGCGAAACCCCTTGCGGTTTGGTGAGCTTTTGGCCGATGCCGGAGCGGTGGCCATGCTGTTGGACAAGCCGGTGCAGGCGGAAAAGTTTTATGCCGCTGCCGAGTTTTGGCTTTCCCTGGCGGGCTCCCGCCGGGCCAGCAGGCTGGTGAGCTTTAACCGGGCGGTGCTGGCCAACGATCGTTTGCAGTGGGAAAAGGCCCAAAAGCTCCTGGCGGCGGCCTTTGACGAGAGCCATGCCACCCCCGTGGACCGGGCCTTTTTCCTGGTGGAGTGGGCCCGCAGCTTCCTGGCCCAGGGGCACTTCGAAAAGGCCTCTGAAATAGCGGCTCAGCTGGAGGCACTGGTGGCAGGCTTGCCGGAAAACCACAACGTCCAGCAGGGGCTGGCGGTGATCAAGGCCCATTTGGCCCTGGCCCTGGGGGACCTGAGTGAAGCCTGGGAGGCAAGCCAACGGGCTGAGGTCTCGGAACGCCGCCTGCTTTTGGCGCTGTGGGAAAGCCGGCAAGGTTTGCTCCCCGCTGACGAGCTTCCCAACCGCTGGGGGCTGGCCCTGGCTGCCCGGCTTTTGGCTTTAGCAAAGAGTTCACTTTCCCAGGCACAGGCGGAGGCCAAAAAAGCGTTAGCCGCGGAAAGGCCGGAAAACGCCTTAGGCCTGGCCCGGGCCTTGCTGCTTTCCCCGGCCTGGGGGGTGGAGCTGCCCGCTCTCCTCAAAGAGCTTTTGCCGCGGCTCAAAGCGCAACTTCGGGCCTTTGGGCTGGAGCGCTGGGTTTTTCTACTGGAAAAGCAGTGGGGGAGGGATTGGCCGGAAATCCTGCAGCTGGTGGCGCGGCTTGGGGAGCGCGGGGCGGAAAGCTGGAAGGCCCCGGAGTGGCAAACGCTGGTGCCGATGCTGGGGCTTTCCGGGCTTAAGGTCATCGGCCAGGGTCAGGAGCTCTTGCGGATCGGCTCCACCCGCGACGGCAAAAGCGAGCACTTTGGGCCTTTCGAGGTGAAGCTTTCAGGTGCGGTGGACGATGAGGTTTTGGCCGTGCTGCGCCTGACCCTGCAGCGAGCCCCGCTTCCGGCTCTTCCGCCTTCTTCGGCCGACCCTTTGGGCTTGACCGGGGCAAGCCCCCAAATCGTTTCGCTCCGGGAGGACATAGCCCGCTACGCCCCGCTGCCCATCACCGTGCTCATCCTGGGTGAGCCGGGTACGGGTAAAGAGCGGGTGGCCCGTGCCCTGCACCGACTTTCCGGCCGCAGCGGGGAGTTTGTGCCGGTCAACTGCGCCGGTTTGCCGGAAAGCCTGCTGGAGGCCGAGCTCTTCGGCGTGGTTCGGGGTGCCTTTACCGGTGCCGATCGGGACCGTCCGGGTTTGGTGGAGCAAGCTGAAGGCGGCACGTTGTTTCTGGATGAAATTGGGGAGCTGCCGGCCTCCATGCAGGCCAAGCTTTTGCGGGTTCTGCAGGAAAGGGAGGTGCGGCGGGTGGGAGGCACGCGGGCGCGGAAGGTGGACGTGCGTTTTGTGGCGGCCACCAACCGCGATTTGAAACAAGCGGTGGCGCTGGGTCAGTTCCGCCGTGACCTCTTTGACCGCCTGGCCACGGTGACCCTTAAGGTGCCCCCACTTCGGGAGCGGCCGCAGGACATTCCCGCGTTGGTGGGGGAGCTGGTGGCCCACTACGCCTCGCAGTTTGGCCTGGGTCCCGTCACCCTGGCTCCGGATTTCATGGCCCGCTTGCAGGCGTACCCTTGGCCCGGGAACGTGCGGGAGCTGGAAGCGGTGGTGGTGCAGGCGCTGCTTCGCTGCCCGCGCGGGGCGGCCTTGGCGGCCGAGCATTTACCCCGAGAATTGTGGGCCGCTCCTGCCGGCCGGGATGAGCAGGCAATTCCCCCGCTCGAGGAGGCCGAAAGGGCCTTTTACCGCGAGTACTTCCAGCACTTGCTGCGGCACACCGGTGGCAACCGCACCCGCGCCGCTAAGATCGCCGGTCTTTCCCGGCAAGCCCTCCTGTACCGGCTGCGGCAGGTGGGGCTTGCGGAAAGCCGTGGGGAGGATTAA
- a CDS encoding FHA domain-containing protein: MAWELVILDSGARVPLEVGKEYVVGSASAAHVKLCARDVSGSHAIITVYPTFVRVVDLGSKNGTFHKGKRVPVAEVANGDTVAFSSVKVQFLQTGTETGPPPPRAFVEKEASHTGEYPVAAVDSDLPALLESWDTAPEQACSALLSWLVRSRRLAAAALLQTHGEDVVVLAAQGLLPTGLAGSKLSPVLRRRSQELREVLEVPESTPPAFLCPVGQDRSLLLVVGTTKPSSRELSLLGRLARLACRLAGL; the protein is encoded by the coding sequence ATGGCTTGGGAGCTGGTGATCCTGGACTCGGGTGCCCGCGTTCCCCTGGAGGTGGGCAAGGAGTACGTGGTGGGCTCCGCCTCCGCCGCCCACGTGAAGCTCTGCGCCCGGGATGTATCGGGCTCTCACGCCATCATCACGGTTTACCCAACCTTTGTCCGGGTGGTGGACCTGGGCAGCAAGAACGGCACCTTTCACAAGGGAAAACGGGTGCCGGTGGCGGAGGTGGCCAACGGTGACACCGTGGCCTTTTCCTCGGTGAAGGTGCAGTTCTTGCAGACCGGCACCGAAACTGGCCCCCCGCCGCCCCGGGCTTTTGTGGAAAAGGAAGCCTCCCACACCGGCGAGTACCCGGTGGCTGCGGTAGACAGCGACCTGCCTGCGCTTCTGGAAAGCTGGGATACCGCCCCCGAGCAAGCTTGCTCCGCGCTTCTTTCCTGGCTGGTGCGGTCACGCCGGTTGGCGGCGGCCGCGCTTTTGCAAACCCACGGAGAGGACGTGGTGGTCCTGGCGGCCCAGGGCCTGCTGCCCACCGGCCTGGCCGGCTCCAAGCTTTCCCCCGTTCTCCGGCGGCGTAGTCAGGAGCTGCGGGAGGTGCTGGAGGTCCCGGAATCCACCCCCCCGGCCTTCCTCTGCCCCGTGGGGCAGGATCGCAGTTTGCTTTTGGTGGTGGGCACCACCAAACCAAGCTCCCGGGAGCTTTCGCTTTTAGGGCGGCTGGCGCGCCTGGCCTGCCGTCTGGCGGGCCTTTAA
- a CDS encoding nicotinate phosphoribosyltransferase, with protein MDRNPLDPLLIHPEERGLVTDLYQLTMWAAYRRHRQGVRGVFELWFRELPPQRGFLIFAGLAPALGFLQGLRFTPEQVRALRELPAFSGLDEGFFRSLEEFRFSCDVWAMPEGTPVFAGEPVLRVEGPIEQAQLVETYLLAAVSFSTLVASKAARVRLAAGEARVVDFGSRRAHGPLAACWAARSAFLAGLDGTSNVWAALRLGIPESGTMAHSFVLSFADELSAFRAFAETFPERTFLLVDTFDTLAAVERAAADRKLRFLGVRLDSGDLLALSRAVRAILDQHGRREVKIVASGDLDEYRIWQLRQAGAPIDAFGVGTRMVTSEDAPALQAVYKLVAVQEPHGPRRAVAKSSAGKETLPGAKQVYRESDASGLFLRDLVLPVEAKPPQGFFQPLLLPVMRGGRVVSPLPELAEIRRYVHEQLSRLPEGVKSLEKPEAFPVVFGFGEKPQATNPEAGGRRR; from the coding sequence ATGGATCGCAACCCCTTGGACCCTTTGCTCATTCACCCCGAAGAACGGGGGCTGGTCACCGACCTTTACCAGCTCACCATGTGGGCCGCCTACCGCCGCCACCGCCAAGGCGTTCGCGGGGTTTTTGAGCTCTGGTTTCGCGAGCTTCCACCCCAGCGCGGGTTTTTAATCTTCGCCGGTTTAGCTCCAGCGCTGGGCTTCCTGCAGGGCTTGCGGTTTACCCCCGAGCAGGTGCGGGCCTTGCGGGAGCTCCCCGCGTTTTCCGGGTTGGACGAGGGCTTCTTCCGCTCCCTGGAGGAGTTCCGGTTTTCCTGCGACGTGTGGGCCATGCCGGAGGGGACGCCGGTTTTTGCTGGAGAGCCGGTGCTGCGGGTGGAGGGCCCCATCGAGCAAGCGCAGCTGGTGGAAACCTACCTTCTGGCCGCGGTTTCCTTTTCCACCCTGGTGGCTTCCAAAGCCGCCCGCGTGCGGCTGGCCGCCGGCGAGGCCCGGGTGGTGGACTTTGGCTCCCGCCGCGCCCACGGCCCACTGGCAGCGTGCTGGGCGGCGCGCTCGGCCTTCTTGGCCGGGCTGGACGGCACCTCCAACGTTTGGGCGGCCCTGCGCCTGGGCATTCCCGAATCCGGCACCATGGCCCACTCCTTCGTGCTTTCCTTTGCCGATGAGCTTTCGGCCTTCCGGGCCTTTGCCGAGACCTTCCCCGAGCGCACCTTCCTTTTGGTGGACACCTTCGACACCCTGGCCGCGGTGGAGCGGGCAGCGGCCGATCGGAAGCTGCGGTTCTTGGGGGTACGCTTGGACTCCGGGGACCTCCTGGCGCTTTCCCGGGCGGTGCGGGCCATCCTCGATCAACACGGGCGCCGGGAGGTGAAGATCGTGGCTTCCGGCGATTTGGATGAGTACCGGATTTGGCAGCTGCGCCAGGCCGGGGCGCCCATTGACGCCTTTGGGGTGGGGACCCGCATGGTGACCTCCGAGGATGCGCCGGCCCTGCAAGCGGTGTACAAGCTAGTGGCGGTGCAGGAGCCCCACGGCCCCCGGCGGGCGGTGGCCAAGTCCTCCGCCGGGAAGGAAACCCTCCCGGGGGCCAAGCAGGTGTACCGGGAAAGCGATGCCAGCGGGCTTTTCCTTCGGGATCTGGTGCTTCCCGTTGAGGCCAAACCGCCCCAGGGGTTTTTTCAGCCGCTGTTGCTGCCGGTCATGCGCGGCGGGCGGGTGGTTTCTCCCCTGCCGGAGCTTGCCGAGATCCGGCGTTACGTTCACGAGCAGCTCTCCCGTCTGCCGGAAGGTGTCAAGAGCCTGGAAAAGCCCGAGGCTTTCCCGGTGGTTTTTGGCTTTGGTGAAAAGCCCCAGGCCACCAACCCCGAGGCGGGTGGCCGAAGGAGGTGA
- a CDS encoding NAD(P)-dependent oxidoreductase: MRRVLVPEKLARTLVSDFGIASEALVPWFGDLPNGELIAASSAAVLWHRDPARLCHHLLQHKPRWEWMHSLWTGIEHLPVKELHRAVRVLTTGKGTGAIPLAEWVLLALLWHAKRVAEHEAAFRQGLWETLELAELQQATVVLLGLGAVGRQVAKLLRACGARVVGVARSPRKVAGCTEVVPLEQLPVVCHQAQALVLVLPGTPATNSMVNAQVLAALPDGALVVNIGRAAVVEEQALFSEVASGRLWAALDVWWQEPLPAESPWRTVKNLLPSPHGAYRTRPFTQRHAQRVAENVKAYLAGRPLQARVTPREWQEILGFGA; the protein is encoded by the coding sequence GTGCGACGCGTGCTGGTTCCTGAAAAGCTCGCCCGTACCCTGGTGAGCGACTTCGGCATTGCTTCCGAAGCTCTGGTGCCCTGGTTCGGCGATCTTCCGAACGGTGAGCTGATCGCCGCTTCCTCCGCCGCCGTGCTCTGGCACCGGGACCCGGCCCGCCTCTGCCACCACCTCCTCCAGCACAAGCCCCGCTGGGAGTGGATGCACTCCCTGTGGACCGGCATCGAGCACCTGCCGGTGAAGGAACTGCATCGAGCGGTAAGGGTCCTCACCACCGGAAAGGGCACCGGCGCCATTCCCCTGGCCGAGTGGGTGCTTTTGGCCCTGCTGTGGCACGCCAAGCGCGTGGCCGAGCATGAAGCTGCCTTCCGCCAGGGGCTCTGGGAAACCCTGGAGCTGGCCGAGCTGCAGCAGGCCACGGTGGTGCTTCTGGGGTTGGGGGCGGTGGGCAGGCAGGTGGCAAAGCTGCTGCGCGCCTGCGGGGCCCGGGTGGTGGGTGTGGCCCGCAGCCCCCGGAAGGTAGCCGGTTGCACCGAGGTTGTCCCCCTTGAGCAGCTGCCGGTGGTGTGCCACCAGGCCCAAGCCCTGGTGCTGGTGCTTCCCGGAACCCCGGCCACCAACAGCATGGTCAACGCTCAAGTCCTCGCTGCTCTTCCGGACGGGGCGCTGGTGGTGAACATCGGGCGGGCCGCGGTGGTGGAGGAGCAGGCTCTCTTTTCGGAGGTGGCCTCCGGTCGGCTTTGGGCGGCGCTGGACGTGTGGTGGCAGGAGCCGCTGCCGGCGGAAAGCCCCTGGCGCACCGTTAAGAACCTGCTGCCTTCCCCTCACGGGGCGTATCGAACGCGGCCCTTCACCCAGCGCCACGCCCAGCGGGTGGCCGAAAACGTAAAGGCCTACCTGGCGGGGCGCCCGCTCCAGGCGCGGGTGACCCCAAGGGAGTGGCAGGAAATCCTGGGCTTTGGAGCATAA
- a CDS encoding aldehyde dehydrogenase family protein, producing MELAFPLASLIANQEVSGPSTVTTVNPTTEEVLAEVSALDAQGARQAVEAASRAFSSWSQTSLAQRQRLLASWLSVLLEQSEELARLVALEAGKPLTEALLVDIFPACEALSYLARHLPALLQPRPTPPEQILFAHWRAAYRFEPLGVVAVITPWNYPVAIPVVEIAQAVACGNTVVFKPATATVLVGLALADTLRKAGFPPGVVNTVVLRGADTTALLDDPRVAKVLFTGSVEVGKQVAQRAASRLCPVQLELGGKDAAVVAADADLEHTAQGLVWGAMQNSGQTCASIERVYVEKPLFEPLVARVVELVNALKVGDPLWPDTDMGPMTTLEQRQVVASHVQQAVEQGAKALTGGFVPPGKGYFYPPTVLVDVTDDMAVMREETFGPVLPIMPVDSLDEGIARANASRFGLTASGWTRSRKKAARLMRELAAGVVTINEHVASFAEPTASWGGIRDSGIGRSHGFFGLLELVNIKYVAESYPKGASPWYYPYDEDKRAFLKAALPALYAHGRVKLSALRTLARTQTFWARVRKTSLLAHWPKLFR from the coding sequence ATGGAGCTCGCCTTTCCGCTGGCTTCGCTCATAGCCAACCAAGAGGTTTCAGGGCCTTCGACCGTGACAACGGTGAACCCCACCACCGAGGAGGTGCTGGCGGAGGTCAGCGCCCTCGATGCCCAGGGGGCCCGGCAAGCGGTGGAAGCTGCCAGCCGGGCGTTTTCCAGCTGGTCGCAAACTTCCCTCGCCCAGCGCCAGCGGCTTTTGGCCTCGTGGCTTTCGGTGCTGTTGGAGCAAAGCGAAGAGCTGGCCCGTTTGGTGGCTTTGGAGGCCGGCAAGCCTCTGACCGAAGCGCTTTTGGTAGACATCTTCCCGGCGTGCGAGGCGCTTTCCTATCTTGCCCGCCATTTGCCGGCGCTGTTGCAGCCCCGCCCCACCCCTCCGGAGCAAATCCTCTTTGCCCATTGGCGGGCGGCCTACCGCTTCGAGCCGCTGGGGGTGGTGGCGGTGATCACGCCCTGGAACTACCCCGTGGCCATTCCGGTGGTGGAAATTGCCCAAGCCGTGGCCTGCGGCAACACCGTGGTTTTCAAGCCAGCCACCGCCACCGTGCTGGTGGGCCTGGCGCTGGCCGATACCCTGCGCAAGGCTGGTTTTCCCCCCGGGGTGGTGAACACCGTGGTGCTCCGGGGGGCCGATACGACCGCGCTGTTGGACGACCCCCGGGTGGCCAAGGTGCTATTCACCGGTTCGGTGGAGGTGGGCAAGCAGGTGGCGCAGCGGGCCGCAAGCCGCCTCTGTCCAGTGCAGCTGGAGCTGGGGGGAAAGGACGCGGCGGTGGTAGCGGCGGACGCCGATCTCGAACACACGGCCCAGGGCCTGGTGTGGGGAGCCATGCAGAATTCCGGGCAAACCTGCGCCTCCATCGAGCGCGTGTATGTGGAAAAACCGCTTTTCGAGCCTTTGGTGGCGCGGGTTGTGGAGCTGGTTAACGCCCTCAAGGTGGGGGATCCCCTGTGGCCGGACACCGACATGGGCCCCATGACCACCCTGGAGCAGCGCCAGGTGGTGGCTTCCCACGTCCAACAAGCCGTGGAGCAGGGCGCCAAGGCCCTCACCGGAGGCTTCGTACCCCCCGGCAAGGGCTACTTTTACCCACCCACGGTGTTGGTGGACGTCACCGACGACATGGCGGTGATGCGTGAGGAAACCTTCGGTCCGGTGCTGCCCATCATGCCGGTGGATTCCCTGGACGAGGGCATTGCCCGCGCCAACGCTTCCCGCTTTGGCCTCACCGCTTCCGGCTGGACGCGGTCGCGGAAGAAGGCTGCCCGCCTCATGCGGGAGCTGGCCGCGGGCGTGGTGACCATCAACGAGCACGTGGCCAGCTTTGCCGAGCCCACGGCTTCCTGGGGTGGCATCAGGGATTCCGGCATTGGCCGATCCCACGGCTTTTTCGGGCTTTTGGAGCTGGTGAACATCAAGTACGTGGCCGAAAGCTACCCCAAGGGCGCCTCCCCCTGGTACTACCCTTACGACGAGGACAAGCGTGCGTTCTTAAAAGCTGCGCTTCCCGCCCTTTACGCCCACGGCCGGGTGAAGCTTTCGGCGCTTCGCACCTTGGCGCGCACCCAGACCTTTTGGGCGCGGGTGCGCAAGACCTCCCTTTTGGCCCACTGGCCTAAGCTCTTCCGATGA